GCGCGGGCGGCGCCTGGTCGAAGTGGTACCGGCTTCCCCGCTGGGAGGAAGGCGCCTCGACGAGCTTCCCCGACCAGGCCGACGAGGTCGGGCGGGTCGGCGCCGACACCCTGCTGCTCGCGCGCAAGGCCGACGCCTTCCGCTACCGCCTCATCCTCGAGGGCGGCCGCCGGGGCAAGCCGCGTCTGCGGCGCGTGGCGGTGAGCTACGACGACGCCTCCCTCCCGCTGCCTCCCGCCGCGCCGTTCGTCCACGGTCCCTGGGTCCGGGAGCTCGAGCTCGCCGCGCGCTCGCAGATGGAGGAGGACGAGCGCCACCGCAACGACATCTGCAGCCCGACTTCGCTCGCGATGGTGCTCGAGTACTACGGCCGGAAGCTCTCGACGGAGAAGGTCGCCGCGCTCGTGCGCGACACCGGCGCGGGCATCTCCGGGAACTGGACGCTCAACGTCGCCTGCGCGGGAACCCTCGGCCTCTGCGGCGAGGCGGCGTGGCTCCCCTCCCTCGAGGACCTCCAGGAGGAGATCGCCGCGGGCCGCCCGGTCGTGGTCTCCATGACCTACTCGGAGGACGAGCTCCACGGCGCCCCGCTCAAGCGCACGAAGGGGCACCTCGGCGTCGTCGCCGGCTTCACGGCCGAGGGCGACGTCGTCGTCTACGACCCCGCCGCCCCGGACCGCTCGAGCGTGCGCCGCGTCTACCTCCGCCGCGAGTTCGAGCTCGCTTGGCTGCGCAACAAGCGGGGATTGAGCTACCTCCTCGCCGAGCGCTTCCCCGAGGAGCTCCGCGTAGGAGTGGCCACGGCGGACCTGCGCACCGCGCCGCGCGCCGCCTCGCGCCCCGACCCGATGGACCGGCTCCTGGGCTCCCAGCTCCTCTACGGGGAGCGGGTGCGCGTCCTCTCCGCCCGCGGGGACTGGGCGCGCGTCGAGGCCCTCGAGCAGGAGCACTGCGCCCGCGACGGACGCTGGTCGGGCTATCCCGGCTGGGTGCGCGCCGACGCGCTCACCAAGGGCCTGCTGCCCTACCGCCCGGGGAACGTCCTGCGCGCCAAGCGCACCGAGATCCACGCGGACGACGGCTCGGTGGACCTCACCCTGCCGCTCGGCGCGCGCCTCTCCTCGGAAGGCGCGTCCCCGCGCGACACCGTGGTCCTCGTCGACGGGCGCCGCGTCCACGTCGAGACCGGCCACCTGCGTCCGCTCGAGCCGCCCGCGCCCGCCGAGGTCGCGCGCCGGGAGATCCTCGAGACCGCCGCGCTCTTCCTCGGCGACCGCTACGTCTGGGGCGGGCGCTCCTCGCTGCAGCGCCGCGCCGGCTGGGGCGTCGACTGCTCGGGGCTCACGCACCTCTCCTATCGCGCGGTGGGGCTCTCGATCCCCCGCGACGCGCACGACCAGTACCTGCGCTCCCGGCGCCTGCGGCGCGAAGAGCTCCGCCCCGGCGACCTCGTCTTCCTCACCGCGGGGGAGCGGAGCGACGAGATCGACCACGTCATGCTCTACGCGGGCGGGGACGGCCTCATCGAGAGCCGCAGCCACCCGGGGAAGACCCTGCGCACGACCTTCATGGAGCGCTTCGGCGCCGCGCTCGACTCCGTCGAGGACGGCGCCGTGCTCCTCGACCGCAGCGGCCGCAAGCCGCGGCGACGCAAGATCCGCTTCGGAGGCTTCCTGCCGTGAACCTCCTCCTCCTGCTCTTCTGCGCCGCGGCGTCGGCGCAGACCCCGCCGCCCGCCGTCTCGACGGCGACGGCGGCCGAGACCGCGGCGGGCTCCCCCGCTCCGAAGAAGCCCGCCGTCCGCCGCCGGGCGGGCGCGAAAGCCGTCTCCGCGCAGAAGCCGGCGGCCAAGGAGCCGTCCCGGCCGACCGGGCCCTCGGTGATGGTGGTCTATCCGCCGGAAGGCCAGGTCCTCGACGGCGTGCGCGCGGCCTTCATCCTCGGCGCGGTGAACGCCCCCGAGCGCCCGTTCCGGGTCAACGGCGTCGCGGTCAAGCCGCATCCGAAAGGAGGCTTCCTCGCCTACGTCCCCGTCGAGCCCGGAGTCTTCACCTTCCGCTGCGAGCTGGACCTCCCCGGAGGGACGACGACCTGGACGCGCACGGTCCAGGTGCGGACCCCGGCGCCGCTCCCCCCCGTCGACCCGCCCGCCATCCTGCCCGAGACCGTGGAGCCCTCCGAGGACGTCGAGCTGCGCCCCGGGGACTGGCTCACGGTGCGCATGCGCGGCTCCCCGGGGCTCCTCGCCTCCTACACGATCCACGGGGTCGCCGGCGCGCTCCCCATGGCCGAGTCGAGACCCGGAGTCTACGAGGGCGCCTGGCAGGTCCGCGCCGGAGACCGCTTCCAGGAGTCGGAGGTCGTCATCACCCTCAAGGGAACGGCGAAATCCCCCGCCCGCGCGACGGCGCGCGGCCGCCTCACCGTGGCCCACCAGCCCCCCGGCGTCGTCGCGGTCCGCAGCGAAGGCATCGTCAACGTGCGGGGCGCGCCCGGACAGGGCTACATCCTCTTCCCCCCCACCGGGACCCGCTTCCTGGCCACCGGCCGGTCCGGCCGCGAGCTGCGCGTGCGCCTCTCGGAAGGCCTCTCGGGCTGGATCGACGAGCGCGCCTTCGAGTGGCTGCCGCCCGGCACCCCGCCGCCTCAGGCCGTGCTCGGCGACGTCTCGCTGGCCGGCGGCGAGGACTCCGCGACGGTCGTCCTCGACCTCTCGCAGAAGGTCCCCTTCCAGGTCGACGAGGACCCCGGCCTCTCCGAGATCCGCCTGCGCCTCTACTCGACGGTCCCGCACGTCAACTGGCTCGCCTACCGCGAGGACGACGCCTTCGTGCGCAGCGTGGACTGGACCCAGCCCGAGAACGACGTCGTCGAGCTGCGCGTGCGCCTCGGCGAGCGCGTCTGGGGCTACGACGCCTCCTGGAAGAGCGGCCAGCTGCGCCTGGAGCTGCGCCGGGCTCCGCGCATCGCCCCCGCGCCCTCCTCCGTGTTCAAGGGCCGCGTCATCGCCCTCGACCCGGGACACGGCCCCTCCGCGCCCGGCGCCGTCGGGCCGCGCGGGACCTGGGAGCAGGACGCCAACATGCGCCTCGCCCGCGACGTGCAGGCGCTCCTCGCGCTCGAGGGCGCGCAGGCCTTCCTCACGCGCGGGACCGAGGACGACGACGTCCCCCTCGGCGAGCGCACCCGCCGCGCCTGGGCCCGCCGGGCCGACCTCCTCCTGAGCATCCACAACAACGCGCTCGCCGACGGTGACGACCCCTTCGCCCGCCCGCACGGCTCCGCGGTCTTCTTCTACCACCCGCACAGCCAGGCGCTCGCCGCGGCCGTCTACGGCGCCTACCGCCGCCTGGGCCCGCTGCCCGGAGAGGGTCTGCGCTACGGGAACCTCTTCGTGGCGCGCGCGCCCCAGATGCCTTCGGTGCTGACGGAATCGGCCTACCTGATGTTCCCAGCGCAGGAGGAGCTCCTCCTCGACGCCGCCTCGCGCAGGAAGTTCGCGGCGGCGATGGTGGAGGGTCTGAGGAGCTTCCTCGAGGCCGAGCGCCGCCGTCAGGGCCCCGCGGGAGCGACCCCCGCGCGCGCACCCCAGACGAAGAAGCCCCGCAGGGAGGCCCGATGACGGGCATCGACCGGCTCTACGACGTCCTCGAGTTCCTCTCCACGCTGCGCGAGCCCGAGGACGCCAAGGTGTGGTCGCGGGTCCTCGAGAAGACGGCCGCCTCCCTCGGCGCCGCCTCCGGCGGCTACCTCTGCTCGGACGCGAAGACGCGCCTGCTCACGCCCTTCCACGCCGTGGGCGCGGAAGCCTCCTCGCGCGTCCCCGTCCCCTCCGGGGAGGGGATCTGCGGCTGGGTGGCGCGCTACCGCGAGCCGGCCCTGGTCGCGGACACGGCGTCCGAACCGCGCTACCGCCGGGAGCTCGACGGCCCGGCGCGCACGCTCATGTGCCTGCCGGTCTTCGACCGCCTCGACTTCGCGGGAGCGCTCGTCTTCGCCGACAAGGACGGCGGGCCCTTCACCCCGGAGGACCTCCGCTTCGCCGCGACGGTCGTGCAGCAGACCGCGATGACGCTGCGCCGCCTGCGCCTGGAGGGGATGCTCAACCGCGTCACCGCCTACAACTCGAGCATCCTCGACAACCTTTCGGGAGGCTTCATCGCGGTGGACCTTCGCGGGCACGTGATGATCTGCAACCCCGCGGCGCGCCGCATCCTCGCGGTCCAGGGAGACGTGACGGACCTTCCCATCGAGAACGCGCTGCCGAACCTGCCGGACCTCGCGGCGGTGCTGCGCCTGGCGCTCTCGAGCAAGCAGACCGTCAAGCGCCGCGACCTTCCCTGGAAGCTCGACGGGAACCCCCGCCTGCTGGGCTACAGCACGCTCCTCATCCAGGACGCCGACGGGAAGTTCACCGGGGTCGGCGTCACCTTCCAGGACATCACGAAACCTGCGGCCGCCTGAAGGCGGCCGCAGGTTTCGTGCTCTAACCCACACCCCTCCTCCCCAAAACACACGTTCCTATCGGGAACTCGAGGCTGGGAACAACTCCATCTAAACACTGCCGGGAAATCCAAAGGATTTCCCGGCAACAGAAGAGGCCGTCGGACGACCCCGTGGGTGCGATTTCTCCGTCGACCCTGCGCTGGTCCGAACCGGCCTCTACATACATAGCATTGCGCCGGAAGCCGGTCTTTACAAGGTCTTTCTGATGTGACCTGAGTCACGCTCCTCCCGGGACATCCCGGGTCTTTCATCACCGCGAAGTATCCAAGCGCGCGCCGTTCGGTACCTTCCCGTATAGGCCCATTTCCCCTCTCCGGGTGCCCCGGAGTGCCCATGCCCCTCGCCGGGCTCCGGACTATCCTCTGCTTGGACGCCCCCCGCGGGGCGCCGGAACGAAGACGGAAGCCCGGGACCCCGGAGGTCCATCGTGATGAAGAGCGCCCTGACGCCGATCCTCTCCCTGCTGCTCGCGGGAACCGCCGCCGCCCAGGTCACCTATGTCCCCTATTCGGCCGTCCGGGGACAAGCCCTCGGCCGCGACAACTCCGCCCCCGCCGTCGGGTTCGCCGTCCCGGTCAAGTACCGGATGGAAGGGCCCGCCGTCGAGAAGCGCACGACCGCCCCGAACCTCACCGCGGCGCACGTCCAGCGCCTCTTCGAGGGGCTCGCCGCCGTCGAAGGCTCCTCCGGCCGGGTCTTCACCCTCGAGCCGAAGCACGCTCAGGCCATCAAGACCATCTTCGACAAGCTCGACGCGCAGATGCCCGAGCCCATCACCGCCCAGCGCTGGGACGAGATCATCGACGTCATGCTGAAGACCTGCCGGGAGAACTTCGCGAAGAGCGGCTTCAACTGGGACAAGACCATGACCCAGGCGCTCGACGAGGGCGTGATGAAGGCGCAGATGCCGCCGAACATCACCGAGGAGCAGGCGAACGACCTCATGGCCCGCGTCATCGGCATCATGGAGAAGGTCGACCGCAAGGAGTCTCTCTCCGACCAGCAGGTCGCCCGCCTCATGCAGGGCCTGATGATGATCGACTCGAAGTTCGTCGACCCCATCAGCACCGAACGCTGGGACGCCATCCTCAAGGACATGGGAGACCTCGCCGAAAAGGAGTACGCCGGCAAGGGCCGGAACTGGGACACCGTCATCGACCACATGCTCCAGAGCGCGATGACGGCCCTCAAGGAGCCGCACTCGGTCTACATGGACCCGGCTCAGGCGAAGATGCTCTCGGACTCGATGAGCGGGACGCTCATCGGCATCGGCGTCGGCGTCTCCTCCGACACGAAGGGCATGAAGCTGGACACGATCTACCCCGGCTCGGGCGCCGAGAAGGCGGGTCTGCGCGAGGGCGACGTCATCGTCTGGGTGCGCGACGTCGGACAGGGGAAAGTCGGCCGCTCTCTGGCCGGCCTCAAGCTCGACGACGCGGTGAAGCTCGTGCGCGGCGAGGAGGGGACGATCGTCGAGGTCAAGGTCCTGCGCGGAAGCGAGACCGTCGGCCCCATCCCCGTGACCCGCAGCAAGGTGGAGCTCCCCAACGTCTTCTCGAAGATGGCCGCCCCCGGGATCGGCTACGTCTACCTGCTGCAGTTCTCGCAGAAGAGCGACGAGCGGGTGCTCGGCGCGGTGCGCGAGCTGCGCGGGAAGGGCGCCAAGTCCGTCATCCTGGACGTGCGCGGCAACCCGGGCGGCATCGTCCAGATGGTGGCCTCCATCGTCTCCGAGTTCTTCAAGGACGGAGACCTCATCGTCGCCTTCAAGCATCAGGGCAAGACGGCCTTCCAGGCCGTGACCGAGGGGAACGGCGAGTTCGTCGACGTGCCCGTGGTCGTCCTCGTCGACGACGGCTCGGCCTCCGCCAGCGAGATCCTCTCCGGCGCCATCCAGGACAAGCGGCCCGGCTACGCCGTCATCGGCAGCCGCAGCTACGGAAAGGGCACCGAGCAGGTCATCCTCCCCCAGCTCGACGGCCGCGCGCTCAAGATCACCGAGAACCGCTGGTACACGCCCAACGACCGCAACATCGCGGCCCAGGCCGATCCCAAGACCGGCCTGGAGATGCCGGGCACCGGCGGAGTGGTCCCGAACCTCACCGTCGAGGTCTCCGAGGATCAGCGCGGGAAGATCATGAAGAGCATCATGCAGGACCTCTTCGGGAGGAAGCAGGAAGGCGAGCGCCCCCGGGACCCCGTCCTGGAGAAGGCGATCGAGGTCCTCTCCGGAGCCAACGCCGGATAGGTCGGGGTCCGCGCTTCCTCACTCCCGCCCCTCCCCCCCTCGGGGGAGGGGCGGGTCGTGAAGAACCCCCGCAGCCCCTTTCCCCTCATGCAAAAGCGTCCCGGAAGAACCTCGTCCTGGCTTCGCGCAGCCGCACTCACCGGCGCGGCCGCGCTCGCCGCGCTCGCCGCGGCCGGCGGGATCATCGCCGGTCTCCGCCTCGAGGTCGTGACCGCCTCCCTCTTCGTCGGCCCTCTCCTCGGGCTCCTCGTCGGGAGCTTGCTCGGCCGAGCCTGCGGGCGCAAAGGATTCCTCCTGCCGCCGCTGCTCATCGTCCTCCTCCTGGCCGCGGGCCGGCTCGAGTTCGGGGTCGCGTTCGGCGCCGGCGCCGCCCTCCTGCTCCTGACCCTCCCGCTCTT
The window above is part of the Elusimicrobiota bacterium genome. Proteins encoded here:
- a CDS encoding N-acetylmuramoyl-L-alanine amidase, which encodes MNLLLLLFCAAASAQTPPPAVSTATAAETAAGSPAPKKPAVRRRAGAKAVSAQKPAAKEPSRPTGPSVMVVYPPEGQVLDGVRAAFILGAVNAPERPFRVNGVAVKPHPKGGFLAYVPVEPGVFTFRCELDLPGGTTTWTRTVQVRTPAPLPPVDPPAILPETVEPSEDVELRPGDWLTVRMRGSPGLLASYTIHGVAGALPMAESRPGVYEGAWQVRAGDRFQESEVVITLKGTAKSPARATARGRLTVAHQPPGVVAVRSEGIVNVRGAPGQGYILFPPTGTRFLATGRSGRELRVRLSEGLSGWIDERAFEWLPPGTPPPQAVLGDVSLAGGEDSATVVLDLSQKVPFQVDEDPGLSEIRLRLYSTVPHVNWLAYREDDAFVRSVDWTQPENDVVELRVRLGERVWGYDASWKSGQLRLELRRAPRIAPAPSSVFKGRVIALDPGHGPSAPGAVGPRGTWEQDANMRLARDVQALLALEGAQAFLTRGTEDDDVPLGERTRRAWARRADLLLSIHNNALADGDDPFARPHGSAVFFYHPHSQALAAAVYGAYRRLGPLPGEGLRYGNLFVARAPQMPSVLTESAYLMFPAQEELLLDAASRRKFAAAMVEGLRSFLEAERRRQGPAGATPARAPQTKKPRREAR
- a CDS encoding C39 family peptidase — encoded protein: MRLIHLSPRDLEGASTAGLRRLSFEKGLLEGSGTLESPVLEAAFPFDRLLGSWSADVPVGAAVEMRVQVRAGGAWSKWYRLPRWEEGASTSFPDQADEVGRVGADTLLLARKADAFRYRLILEGGRRGKPRLRRVAVSYDDASLPLPPAAPFVHGPWVRELELAARSQMEEDERHRNDICSPTSLAMVLEYYGRKLSTEKVAALVRDTGAGISGNWTLNVACAGTLGLCGEAAWLPSLEDLQEEIAAGRPVVVSMTYSEDELHGAPLKRTKGHLGVVAGFTAEGDVVVYDPAAPDRSSVRRVYLRREFELAWLRNKRGLSYLLAERFPEELRVGVATADLRTAPRAASRPDPMDRLLGSQLLYGERVRVLSARGDWARVEALEQEHCARDGRWSGYPGWVRADALTKGLLPYRPGNVLRAKRTEIHADDGSVDLTLPLGARLSSEGASPRDTVVLVDGRRVHVETGHLRPLEPPAPAEVARREILETAALFLGDRYVWGGRSSLQRRAGWGVDCSGLTHLSYRAVGLSIPRDAHDQYLRSRRLRREELRPGDLVFLTAGERSDEIDHVMLYAGGDGLIESRSHPGKTLRTTFMERFGAALDSVEDGAVLLDRSGRKPRRRKIRFGGFLP
- a CDS encoding S41 family peptidase; this encodes MKSALTPILSLLLAGTAAAQVTYVPYSAVRGQALGRDNSAPAVGFAVPVKYRMEGPAVEKRTTAPNLTAAHVQRLFEGLAAVEGSSGRVFTLEPKHAQAIKTIFDKLDAQMPEPITAQRWDEIIDVMLKTCRENFAKSGFNWDKTMTQALDEGVMKAQMPPNITEEQANDLMARVIGIMEKVDRKESLSDQQVARLMQGLMMIDSKFVDPISTERWDAILKDMGDLAEKEYAGKGRNWDTVIDHMLQSAMTALKEPHSVYMDPAQAKMLSDSMSGTLIGIGVGVSSDTKGMKLDTIYPGSGAEKAGLREGDVIVWVRDVGQGKVGRSLAGLKLDDAVKLVRGEEGTIVEVKVLRGSETVGPIPVTRSKVELPNVFSKMAAPGIGYVYLLQFSQKSDERVLGAVRELRGKGAKSVILDVRGNPGGIVQMVASIVSEFFKDGDLIVAFKHQGKTAFQAVTEGNGEFVDVPVVVLVDDGSASASEILSGAIQDKRPGYAVIGSRSYGKGTEQVILPQLDGRALKITENRWYTPNDRNIAAQADPKTGLEMPGTGGVVPNLTVEVSEDQRGKIMKSIMQDLFGRKQEGERPRDPVLEKAIEVLSGANAG
- a CDS encoding GAF domain-containing protein, which encodes MTGIDRLYDVLEFLSTLREPEDAKVWSRVLEKTAASLGAASGGYLCSDAKTRLLTPFHAVGAEASSRVPVPSGEGICGWVARYREPALVADTASEPRYRRELDGPARTLMCLPVFDRLDFAGALVFADKDGGPFTPEDLRFAATVVQQTAMTLRRLRLEGMLNRVTAYNSSILDNLSGGFIAVDLRGHVMICNPAARRILAVQGDVTDLPIENALPNLPDLAAVLRLALSSKQTVKRRDLPWKLDGNPRLLGYSTLLIQDADGKFTGVGVTFQDITKPAAA